In a single window of the Phocoena sinus isolate mPhoSin1 chromosome 7, mPhoSin1.pri, whole genome shotgun sequence genome:
- the TNP1 gene encoding spermatid nuclear transition protein 1 produces the protein MSTGRKLKSHSMRKGKNQAPHKGVKRGGSKRKYQKGNLKSRKRYNDANRNSRSHL, from the exons ATGTCAACCGGCCGCAAATTAAAGAGTCACAGCATGAGGAAGGGCAAGAACCAAGCACCTCACAAGGGAGTCAAGAGAGGTGGCAGCAAAAGAAAATACCAGAAGGGCAACCTGAAGAGTAGAAAACGGTACAATGACG CCAATCGCAATTCCCGCTCCCACTTGTGA